A genomic region of Antennarius striatus isolate MH-2024 chromosome 4, ASM4005453v1, whole genome shotgun sequence contains the following coding sequences:
- the LOC137593404 gene encoding uncharacterized protein, whose translation MWDARSCFTTQTSAWYDTAAVSGASFLSKVGSTSSGNSGSFKQKYRSLKKMQSLYHLRPKDLTPSFPPSVETTISSPRETWRLREAGVGQWLQDAHKHLDTQIDRLMARNSQFDNILTATQQLDMKHKQQSGVMRDLEQEKEALDLPSLEKRQQLRELHEKVLQLEKELLPVKSTLDQSNEVTLASLGRTLPLNQKDLNRQEGQNIDTVLHQLREALRNADARAKKHEEERNQALQELHTSTEVSFKTWKVKVKFCC comes from the exons ATGTGGGATGCCAGATCTTGCTTTACAACCCAG ACCTCTGCATGGTATGATACGGCAGCTGTCTCTGGGGCAAGCTTTTTGTCCAAAGTTGGCTCAAC CTCATCCGGGAATTCTGGTAGCTTCAAACAGAAATACCGAAGTTTAAAGAAGATGCAGTCACTATATCATCTAAGACCAAAGGATCTGACACCATCCTTTCCTCCCTCTGTTGAGACCACAATCAGTTCTCCCCGAGAGACATGGAGACTTAGAGAGGCAGGAGTGGGACAATGGCTACAGGATGCTCATAAACATCTGGACACTCAGATAGACCGACTGATGGCCAGAAATTCACAGTTTGACAACATTTTAACTGCTACACAACAACTTGACATGAAGCAcaag CAGCAGTCAGGTGTGATGCGCGATCTCGAGCAGGAAAAGGAGGCACTTGACTTACCCTCACTTGAAAAGAGGCAGCAACTTAGAGAACTTCATGAAAA GGTTCTacagctggagaaggagctgctgCCAGTGAAGTCTACTTTGGACCAATCAAATGAAGTAACTCTTGCCTCACTTGGCAGAACATTACCACTGAATCAAAAAGACTTAAACAGACAG GAGGGGCAGAATATTGACACGGTGCTGCACCAGCTGAGAGAGGCTCTGAGAAATGCTGATGCACGTGCAAAGAAACACGAAGAAGAACGGAACCAAGCACTTCAGGAACTCCATACTTCTACAGAGGTCAGTTTTAAAACTTGGAAGGTTAAAGTTAAATTCTGTTGCTGA
- the edc3 gene encoding enhancer of mRNA-decapping protein 3 codes for MAADWLGSLVSINCGPTLGVYQGEVASVDQSSQTISLRQPFHNGVKCPVPEVTFSAIDIKELKILDIRYGNARTNKSTSTKVNSAPLVVPKTDPRSVENLNSPQHCSKSYGERHLDVPGQQKAFRRRHNSWSSSSRGPNQVTPKKNGVKNGQMKHRDDECFGDGMEDGLDTDFDFEGNLALFDKAAVFTEIDISERRNGARSRGTPQDQTPSRYRHDENIIEAKPIVYRQITVPHPGPKEYCTDSGLVVPSISYELHKRLLSVAERHGLSLERRLEMTGVCASQMALTLLGGPNRFTPKNLHQHPTVALLCGPHVQGAQGISCGRHLANHEVEIILFLPNFVKMLDSVTSELTLFNKTGGKQVSNIKDLPDTPVDLIINCLDCHENTFLMDQPWYQAAADWANQNRAPVLSLDPPGNGQDQAVEAKWSLSLCLPLALPEGAGSVYLCDIGIPRQVFKEVGIKYHSPFGCKFVIPLHSA; via the exons ATGGCCGCGGATTGGTTGGGTAGTTTGGTGTCAATTAACTGTGGCCCAACACTTGGAGTTTATCAAGGAGAAGTGGCGTCTGTGGACCAGTCCAGCCAAACCATCTCCTTACGACAGCCTTTCCATAACGGAGTCAAGTGTCCTGTGCCAGAAGTCACATTCAG TGCCATTGACATAAAAGAACTTAAGATCCTAGATATCAGATATGGCAATGCAAGGACCAACAAATCAACGTCTACGAAGGTTAACAGTGCTCCACTTGTAGTTCCTAAAACTGACCCCAGGTCTGTTGAGAACCTAAACTCTCCTCAGCACTGTTCTAAAAGCTATGGAGAACGTCATCTGGATGTACCTGGCCAGCAAAAAGCATTCCGCCGAAGACACAACTCTT GGTCATCTAGTAGTCGAGGGCCAAACCAAGTGACACCTAAAAAGAATGGGGTGAAGAATGGTCAGATGAAGCACAGAGATGATGAGTGTTTTGGAGATGGCATGGAGGATGGTCTGGACacagattttgattttgaaggAAACTTGGCTCTTTTTGACAAGGCTGCAGTTTTCACCGAAATTGATATATCTGAGCGCCGTAATGGTGCAAGGTCACGTGGGACACCTCAAGACCAGACACCCTCACGGTACCGTCATGATGAAAACATCATAGAGGCCAAACCTATTGTGTACAGACAGATAACTGTACCCCATCCTGGGCCCAAGGAGTACTGCACTG ACTCTGGGCTTGTTGTACCCAGTATATCCTACGAACTCCACAAGCGTCTGTTGTCAGTCGCTGAGCGTCATGGTCTCTCACTGGAGCGAAGACTGGAGATGACAGGGGTATGTGCCAGTCAGATGGCACTTACATTGCTGGGTGGGCCCAACAG ATTCACTCCAAAAAATTTACACCAGCATCCTACAGTGGCTCTTTTATGTGGCCCCCATGTTCAGGGAGCTCAGGGTATAAGCTGCGGTCGTCACTTGGCCAACCATGAAGTGGAGATCATCTTATTTCTGCCCAATTTTGTCAAGATGCTCGACTCAGTCACCAGTGAGCTCACTCTCTTCAATAAGACTGGCGGCAAACAAGTTTCAAATATCAAAG ACCTTCCAGACACTCCAGTGGACCTAATCATTAACTGCCTGGACTGTCACGAGAACACATTCCTGATGGATCAGCCCTGGTACCAAGCAGCGGCAGACTGGGCTAACCAGAATAGAGCACCTGTGCTCAGCCTGGACCCTCCTGGTAATGGACAGGACCAGGCAGTCGAGGCCAAATGGTCCCTGTCTCTTTGCCTCCCCCTTGCGCTACCTGAAGGAGCTGGAAGCGTTTACCTGTGTGACATAGGTATCCCTCGGCAAGTGTTTAAAGAAGTGGGAATCAAGTACCATTCTCCCTTTGGGTGCAAATTTGTCATCCCTTTGCATTCTGCATAA
- the LOC137594405 gene encoding tyrosine-protein kinase CSK-like: protein MTHVQTPWPQGTECVARYNFKGTSKQDLSFNKGDVLTIIVVTKDPNWYKARNAAGCEGTIPANYVQKRECVKSGGKLSLMPWFHGKITRDRAERLLHPPETGLFLVRESTNFPGDYTLCVSCDGKVEHYHIIYHNGKLSIDEEVFFENLMQLVEHYTKDADGLCTKLIKPKVEEGMVAAQDEFSKSGWSMNRKDLKLQEIIGKGECGDVMVGDYRGTKVAVKCVKNDATAQAFIAEASVMTQLRHVNLVQLLGVIVEENGSLYIVTEYMAKGCLVDYLRSRGRSVLGGDALLNFALNVCEAMAYLEANNFVHRDLAARNVLVSEDNVAKVSDFGLTMEASSTQDTAKLPVKWTSPEALREKKFSTKSDVWSYGVLLWEIYSFGRVPYPRIPLKDVVPRVEKGYKMDRPDGCPEVVYNIMKQCWNLEPAARPSFQMLKEWLQHICEGMVK, encoded by the exons ATGACACATGTCCAG ACCCCATGGCCACAGGGCACAGAGTGTGTCGCCAGATACAACTTTAAGGGCACATCCAAACAAGACCTGTCCTTTAACAAAGGAGACGTGCTGACCATTATTGTCGTTACAAAG GATCCAAACTGGTACAAAGCTAGAAATGCTGCAGGCTGTGAGGGAACGATTCCTGCCAACTATGTACAGAAGAGGGAATGTGTGAAATCTGGAGGCAAGCTAAGCCTAATGCC GTGGTTTCATGGTAAGATAACCCGGGATCGGGCAGAGCGGCTGCTTCATCCTCCTGAAACAGGGCTGTTCTTGGTGAGAGAGAGCACCAACTTTCCTGGTGACTACACACTCTGCGTGAGCTGCGATGGCAAGGTGGAGCACTACCACATCATCTACCACAATGGAAAGCTCTCCATCGATGAAGAAGTGTTCTTTGAAAACCTCATGCAGCTGGTTGAG CATTACACCAAAGATGCAGACGGCCTGTGCACCAAGCTAATAAAGCCAAAGGTGGAGGAGGGGATGGTGGCTGCTCAGGATGAGTTTTCCAAGA GCGGCTGGTCAATGAACAGAAAGGACCTGAAGCTGCAGGAAATTATTGGAAAAGGAGAGTGTGGAG ACGTCATGGTGGGAGACTACAGGGGGACTAAAGTAGCCGTGAAGTGTGTAAAGAACGATGCTACAGCACAGGCCTTCATCGCAGAGGCTTCCGTCATGAC GCAACTACGACATGTTAACCTGGTGCAGCTGCTTGGAGTGATTGTAGAAGAGAATGGGAGTCTGTATATAGTTACTGAGTACATGGCTAAG GGGTGTTTGGTCGACTACTTGCGGTCCAGAGGTCGGTCGGTACTTGGAGGAGATGCTCTTCTTAATTTTGCACT AAACGTTTGTGAAGCCATGGCGTACCTGGAGGCGAACAACTTTGTCCATCGAGATTTAGCAGCTCGCAACGTTCTGGTGTCAGAAGACAATGTGGCCAAAGTCAGTGACTTCGGCCTGACCATGGAGGCCTCCTCCACGCAGGATACTGCTAAGCTACCCGTCAAGTGGACATCACCAGAGGCCCTGAGAGAGAAG AAATTTTCCACCAAGTCAGACGTTTGGAGCTATGGTGTTTTGCTTTGGGAGATTTATTCCTTTGGCCGTGTGCCTTACCCAAGAATT CCATTAAAAGATGTTGTACCACGAGTGGAGAAGGGATACAAGATGGACCGTCCAGACGGATGTCCTGAAGTGGTGTATAACATCATGAAACAGTGCTGGAACCTGGAGCCTGCTGCTCGACCAAGCTTTCAGATGCTGAAGGAGTGGCTGCAACACATCTGCGAAGGGATGGTAAAATAA